Part of the Paenibacillus kyungheensis genome, AAGTGTTAAAACGGAAATAAAATATTTTAGGGACTTTTCTACAGGTAGACTGAGACAAAGCATAATTAATAAAGTGAAAAATGAAATAGAATTTATTGATTAGTAAAGGAGGTACGCAATTTGAAACATATGAAGAATTATCATATCGTAACTAAAAAGCTAAATGCTTTAGGCTCTTGGGCGTATGAAGGGATAATTGGAATCAACTATGATGTAGATATTGATTTTGAAGATAGTTATTTCACAATACTTCATCTCTATTTCCATGTCTCAGTGATAAAAACAAGACAACGATTCAAGTTAAAAGTCAGGTATAATAATGTTTCAGACCTTAGTTTAAGAAAGGTTACAAATTTATATCTGACAGATAGTTTGATAATTCATGACAAAAAAGAGTTAGGATGGGATACGAGTCAACGATATCATGTTCATGATGACAGTGGGTATGGTGAGAACGATGGGTACAATTTTATTGAGTTTTACTGCAGTTCTATTGAAGTTATCTCACTGGAAGAATTCTAATTCCTTATACCTTGATTGGCTTTGTGCCTATCAAGGTTTCTTTTTTTTGAAGGGGATGAGTAAAGAGAGGACCCAACATTCACCCAATAACATATCCAACCTATGTAATACCCAAATAAAGATTTCGTCATTTCGTTTGTATGCATAAGAAAAGTTTGAATATTATCCCTTAAATAACGGTATTCCGATACATCAAACAGTTCGATATGGGCAGAAACGACCACGATTGATCTGTTTTTTGTTCTCTTCATTTTCTTGCAGTTTTTTCAAAACAAACTGATTCACTTAGTCATAGAATAAGTTACTAATGTCCAAGCTGATGTGTATATGCAGCAAGTGTAACCAAAAATGTGTATGTCACAGGCGATCTAAATATTACCTACCGGTTTGTACAAGATGCAAGCAAGGTACTACAATCTAGAGATCAAACGCTTTTTGAATCGAGGTGTTCTGAGTGGAAGTATTGACGATGGATTGACGATGAATCGGTACGCGTATGTGAATGGGAACCCAATTTCGTATATTGATCCGTTTGGACTGAGTGCGGATGGAGATTCTTGGGTAACGACAGGATTGAGCTACGGAGCCGATGCGATTCCTTATGTAGGAACGGTAAAAGGAATTCAAGAAACGATTACCGGAGTCAACTACATTACAGGAGAACAATTGTCTGTAGGGGATCGCGTTGCCAATGGTGTTGGTTCATTAACAGGCTTGATTCCAATTCCCGGGGCAAAATATGTTGGGAAATATGGAACAGAAGCGACCATTGATGCGGGTAGTTGGGTTGTTAAGCAGTTTGGG contains:
- a CDS encoding pre-toxin TG domain-containing protein; this encodes MYKMQARYYNLEIKRFLNRGVLSGSIDDGLTMNRYAYVNGNPISYIDPFGLSADGDSWVTTGLSYGADAIPYVGTVKGIQETITGVNYITGEQLSVGDRVANGVGSLTGLIPIPGAKYVGKYGTEATIDAGSWVVKQFGKNETKQVTNNYQLKMDLQLFAKESSNIEKGIGIV